The nucleotide sequence tgtgccatcatggccagctaatttttgaatttttagtacagacggggcttcACCTTTTTGGTCAGGATGGtgcgatctcttgacctcgtgatctgcccgccttggcttcccaaagtgctaggattacaggcgtgagccaccgtgcctggtcaaaCATAAACTTACTTTCTTACCTCTTCTGCTGAACTCTATGTGCTTCTTTTCGCAACTTCTGCTGAActctattttgcttctttttcctggATAAGGCTCTTGTTTATCCAGAAGAACTTTTAGCAACAAAGTTACCCAATGCCTTTCCCTAGTCTCTCCTTGCAACTGACTCTCAGTGGTGGGGGGGGTGGGTAGGAGGAAATCCTTGACAGAACCAATTTACATGACTGTTTGGAGGACTCTCACTAGCCCCAGGaggtgtttacatttttaaattggttacTAGTGTCAGAATGTTTCATGAGTAAGAGCACAGCCTCTAAGTTGGATACCCTGAATTTAAGTCTCAACATGGCCATTTTGTATATAAGCAGAGGACGGATTTGGGGACCCAATGGATCTACCATGACATGAACTTGGACCAACATTCACCTGAACTCCAAAATGCCTATTCTGACTGGTAGACCCTAGTCTCGCCCTAGTGCCAGTTCAGAGCCTGTGTCCAGTGGTCTTGCACAGGTCCCATTAGTTCTTTTTCTCCTATTCAGTCATCCTGGTAAAGGCTGTGTATTCCCTTGGGGACAGGCTGGGAGAAAGATTGACAGTATAAATTTTTGGCAGTGGAGCAGAGTCCTTTCTGGAGGGGACCTGGCTTCCCATTCAGACAAGGGACTCCAGGTCTGTGAACTGGCTTATGTCTGGGAATTGACGGGGGACTGTGactctgtttttatgattcagATTAGACTTCTGCTCACCTGACCTAGAATTCTTCTTCAAACACAGATCCAGTAAAAATGTGGCAGGCTTCTTATCTATTTCAGTTCTAGGAAAGCCACGATCAGCTGGCACCATAGGTCTCTGCGAGTCAGGCTATTCTGGTTGCAGCTTTGACTCTGCTGTCTTTTATGGTAACTGCATCCACCTTGCCTTTGGGGATTGAGTGCTCTGATCACTTGACCCCAGCCCCTGTACTGTGCGTATGTCACTTACCCTCTTTAtacctcagtctcctcctctataaaatgggcatcCTCATTGCACCCAcccccagggctgctgtgaggtatAGATGGATTAGCATATGGAAAGTAATAGAAGAGGGTCTCAAAGTCCATGTGTCGTTATCAGAATTATTTCATGATGGGGAGagctggaggagagaggaaggtgcTGAGCAGACCCACGTGCTCTCCCACCAGTGTTTcctgagcacccactatgtgctGCCCACTGTGAGAGCTGTTAGGGTTGAAATAGGGAGAACAGCAGGATAGGGGCTGCCATCAGGAGCTTAGTGGGGAGACCGTTGTGCAACATGGTTACAGTGCTTGGGGTGGGGAAGCCCAGGGACTACAGGGGCCTAGGATCCAGGGCAGAATCATGGAAAGGACACAGccgccccagcctcccctgcctcccctgcctccctgacCTCCTCTGTTCCCTggcctctcctgccttcctggctTCCCCTTCCGCCCCGGCCTCCCCAGTCTCCCCTGTCTTTCCTGCTTTTGAGGTGGGCCAGGAGCTGCTGGTGCTCACTTAGCCTGTCCTGGACTCTGGGTGTAGCACTTCGATGTCCAGAAAATACCCCCGGGTTCAGCTTATCACACAGCCAAGAAAGGAGCTCCACACTGACACTAAGGGTGCATCCTGGGCTCATTCATCAGGGCATGCCTCCAAAATATTTCTCCACGTCTCCTCCCTTTGCCCACCTGCattgtctctgtgcctcagccccAGCTGGGGGCCTGCAAGGATCCTCTATCTCCTCTGCCCCTGCACGGCTGGGTCCCAGGCAATCTGTCTGCCCACCACACCTCTCTCCTATTGCCCACCACGCTCCAGCCCCACAGtcctctttctgcttctttcccagcctctgggcttttgcacacgctgttccttctgcctgaacACCCTCCACTGGGCTGAGAACAACTCTCTGAGACCTCTCTCAGCTGTTGCTTCCTTTGGAAAAGCCGCTGCTGCTGTCCCTCTCCCAGCTCAAAGACCTGCTGAGCCTCCTGTCTTTTTCAGTTCCCATGCCCCCAGCACTTCTCCTTGGCCTCCTTTGGCCCAATTGACAATGTCCATTCTCAATGCCTTCCCACCCAGCGCTGAGCCCCACTGGGTGAAGGCAATGCCTGTCATGTTCACCACAATatcccctcccccatcaccaCGACTGGTCCACAGTGATGCTCAAAAAAGATCTGTTGGTAGGCAATGCGAAGGTGCATTCATGTCATCCTGCAGGCGGAATTCTCCACGAGTTTTGAGCAGCCTCGGGTTTCCCACCACCTCCAAATCATGGAAGACACAGGGTAAGAGCAAAGACAAGGTGGCTGTGGCCGATGTCCACCCTATCGTGGcgtcccttctcttctctcctccttgagCAGGGAGACCATCGGGGTGCAACCTGGCTGGGGCGGGGAGGTGGTGCAGGGCATTGCCAGAGCGGACCTGTCCATGGGCAAGGGACAGCGACCTCCTGGGCCAGGACATGTGACAGCTGCGCAGGCCTGGGCCCGGCGTGGCAGAGGTGCGCGAGAGCGGCCAGAAGAGGGCGCCAGAGAGCCAGGCGCGGCCCGCGGAGGAGCCCGGGCCGGCCCCGATACCCAGCTCCGCGCCGCGCGGACCCACCGAGCCCGTGCTCAGACGCCCCAGCTCCGCCGAGAAGCCGCTTGAGCCGGGTCCTTCTTCTTCCCCAAGTTCAGGCAGAGCCCGCGGAGCCATGGCCAGCCCTTCCAGCAGCTCCGAAGCCACTGGCAAGCCCCGAGGCAGGGATGGCAGTCCCaggatgggggaggaggaagTCCCTCCCGAAGAGAAGAGGCTGGGGCTGTAGCTGGAGGGGGGAAGCGCACAGCCCGAGGACTGCGAGGACGGGGAGGACCCGCCGCTGCCGGGCAGGAAGGAGACCGGCACCCAGACAGGTGGCGACGGCAAAGGAGTAAGTGATGCGGGCGCGGGGGTCCGGGAGTGCCGGGGGCTCGGGGGTGCCGGGGACGCGACGAAGGGGCGTCGGGAGGCTCCGTGGCCGTCCCCGGGTTGAAGTTGGGAGTGCAGCCTTCATTCTGAACCCATTTAGGCAGCATGGGCAGCCCTCCTCGCCATGGGCAGGATCAGAACCCCCCCGCCCAGTCTGGGGGTTGCTCCTGGATGCTGTCTGGGAGGCTTGCTCATGGTGACATCCTCATCTCCCCGTCCACGTTACCGCATTCAGAGCTTGGGTCACCTGGACACTGAACTCAGGTGAATTTTCTCTGAGATCCCGGGAGAAGGAGGACAGTTCTTTGGAAGGTTTTCCAGGGCCGATCACGGAAAGGATGAGAAGGGAGAGGTCCTGGTCGGGGACACAATTACGGTGGCAGTGTAACGCCGGGAAACTTTATTGCATGAAGTCCCTCTCACTCCCTCTACCTCCCTCTTTTACGTGGACTCTGCCAAAGACCAGGATACCAGAATGCGGTG is from Homo sapiens chromosome 8 genomic patch of type FIX, GRCh38.p14 PATCHES HG76_PATCH and encodes:
- the LOC124905441 gene encoding uncharacterized protein LOC124905441 isoform X2 encodes the protein MSILNAFPPSAEPHWVKAMPVMFTTISPPPSPRLVHSDAQKRSVGRQCEGAFMSSCRRNSPRVLSSLGFPTTSKSWKTQVQAEPAEPWPALPAAPKPLASPEAGMAVPGWGRRKSLPKRRGWGCSWRGEAHSPRTARTGRTRRCRAGRRPAPRQVATAKDSYGNTLFEEPMKQCQAGTRISSDFFEEESPFLHSQAMSEWIKKNRVPFYEILSA
- the LOC124905441 gene encoding uncharacterized protein LOC124905441 isoform X4 — its product is MRRCIHVILQAEFSTSFEQPRVSHHLQIMEDTGQSPRSHGQPFQQLRSHWQAPRQGWQSQDGGGGSPSRREEAGAVAGGGKRTARGLRGRGGPAAAGQEGDRHPDRWRRQRIPMGILSLKNP
- the LOC124905441 gene encoding uncharacterized protein LOC124905441 isoform X5 encodes the protein MRRCIHVILQAEFSTSFEQPRVSHHLQIMEDTGQSPRSHGQPFQQLRSHWQAPRQGWQSQDGGGGSPSRREEAGAVAGGGKRTARGLRGRGGPAAAGQEGDRHPDRWRRQRSGILHEF
- the LOC124905441 gene encoding uncharacterized protein LOC124905441 isoform X3, yielding MRRCIHVILQAEFSTSFEQPRVSHHLQIMEDTGQSPRSHGQPFQQLRSHWQAPRQGWQSQDGGGGSPSRREEAGAVAGGGKRTARGLRGRGGPAAAGQEGDRHPDRWRRQRSSMGSPPRHGQDQNPPAQSGGCSWMLSGRLAHGDILISPSTLPHSELGSPGH